The genomic region GTATCTGTTTGTGGCTCTGTGCTACCGAATTTTTTCCCTCTGGTGAGTCCTATGACCCTATTTATGACACAAGACCCTATCGACCCACTTATAAACTTGCGTTTGTTGGTTTGCTAGTGGGCCTATCATTTTTAGGGAAGTATCATGGAGCATTGCTAGGCTGCGGCTTAGTTTTGTTTTGCCTGATTAGTAATCGACACCGTTGCGCTCTATTCTCCATGTGGACATTGGCAGCGGTCGTGCTATTTCTCATTGCCATTTCTCCCGTGCTGTATTGGAACTCAGAGCATGAATGGGCCTCTTTTCGATTCCAAAGTGGTCGTGCGGTTCCTTCTATTGGCTATAATCTGGAACGTCTTTTAGTCACAATTTTAGTAGGGATTGGCTATCTATTTCCTACTTTTGGCTTTCCAATCTGGTGGACAAGTTTCCGTACCTTTTGGGAATGGTTACCCTTCAATAAATCTCAAACCACTTCTAATTATGCTCATACTAAGAAGATAGAACCACAGGCGATCATCCTAGATCAGCTTGCTCATGATCTAGTGGATCAAAAACGCTTGCTGATATTATGTGTGTCAATGCCAATCTTCTTTGGTTTTACCTTCATGGGTGGCTTTATCCAAATCCTTCCCTCATGGCATATGCCCGGATTTTTTGGAGCAACACTTTTGTTAGGTGAACGTGCAGCATTAGTGCAAGTCAAGCACCCCAAATTTATCCGCAATTGGCTTTGGGGCTCGGGAATGGTAATTTTGCCACTGTTGCTAATTAGTTTGCTCCATATCCATTGGGGTATCGCTCAGAAGGGAGGCAATGTGGCGATCGCTGGCGGATTCTGGGAAGCGAAGGATGATCCTTCCACGCAAATGATTGATATTGAACAGTTACGACAAGCATTTGTGGATTCACCTGACTTAAAAGCGGAACTAGAAAAGGCAGATTTTGTATTTAGCAACAATTTCTTTGTAGCAGGACAAGTGGGTATGGCTATCAAGCCTCTTGGCAAAGAAGTGACCTGTTTCGACGAAGATTTGCGAGGTTTTGCTTACTGGAGTAAAGGGACAGACTTTGTTGGCAAAACCTCTCTCTATGTCACTTCTGAGCATTTTATGGAAGATGAGCGCTTTCCCCAACCCTTAGATAAATATAAAGGTTACTTCCAATCCTTACAAAAAATTGCTGATATCGCTATTAAGCGGGGTGGGCAAACTGTTCAAATTTTCCCAGTCTATCGTGCTTCCCCCATGCTCAAACCCTATCCTAGACCCTACGGTAGACTTTAATGATTAATATTTATCGCTTCTCGGTCAGCCTTTTTCTAAGCCCGTGACGAGGATTGAACTCGTGACCTCACCCTTACCAAGGGTGTGCTCTACCACTGAGCCACACGGGCAAACCGTAATATTTTCCCACATTTAATTAAGTGGTGGGCCGGGCTAGATTCGAACTAGCGTAGGCGCAAGCCAGCGGATTTACAGTCCGCCTCCATTAACCGCTCGGACACCGACCCTTTCTACTCCACTTTCACTAGGTTAGCAGCACTTTTTGATTTTGGCAAGGGGTTAGGAAAAATTTTTTTCTGCCCCGGGCGATCGCCTATCTTGGAGTTTTGTTCTGGCAGAAAAAACCCCAGGTGATAGCGATAAACAGCTACTGGTTGGGAACCAGCACGGAAATAATCCGGATCCTGGGGAGATAGATAAACTGCGGTAACTTGCTCTGCTTCTATCAGAGGATTTGCCGCTGATGAGGAATCGAAGGTAGCAAGTGTATTACCAGGTAAGTGATGATAGTCAGTAATGGACTCTACCATGTTAAAATATGGAACTGAACCACCTTTAAAATACTGCTCAAACACTTCTGCGGTGATAAAATGTTGGTCAGGTCTCTCCGTAGCGCGATCGGTTATCAAGGAGACTAATTGTTTCTCTCCACGAAAAAAGGTAACTTGACGATTAGGAGATTGAGGATCTGCTTTTACAGCCAATATTGCCCTGTCTCCCAAATATGCTTTGAGCAAATTCCAGCTATTGAATACCCTATCAGCTACTAAAACCTTTGATTTTTCCTCTTTCTTTCCCCAAAAGTGAGACTTAGAGGTTTGTGGTGTAACCTCAATAAATCTGACTAAAAAATTGATTGGCTGGTACAATTGCTTGCGGTTATTCTCAAACCCAGGACTGATAATATCTGGTGCTAAAGGAGCTACTAAATCCACTAGAGTACTATTGACTTTCCAAGTTCCCTTCATCCACTGAGGATAGATTAAGTCCCCCTGAGCAGGTTTAACCGAAGTTAATTTTTGCCAATGACTAAAATCAGCCAATCTCTCCGCCAGTTCTCCCGCTTTAGCCTCTCCCTGGTTGAATGAGAAAAGCAGAATTAAGCAAAAAACCAAAGTAACACCCAGTAGGGGGATATTCCATGATTTCATGGCTATAAACTCGTAACCGGTAAAGGTTGCCAGACCTCACC from Cylindrospermopsis curvispora GIHE-G1 harbors:
- a CDS encoding DUF6816 family protein, with protein sequence MKSWNIPLLGVTLVFCLILLFSFNQGEAKAGELAERLADFSHWQKLTSVKPAQGDLIYPQWMKGTWKVNSTLVDLVAPLAPDIISPGFENNRKQLYQPINFLVRFIEVTPQTSKSHFWGKKEEKSKVLVADRVFNSWNLLKAYLGDRAILAVKADPQSPNRQVTFFRGEKQLVSLITDRATERPDQHFITAEVFEQYFKGGSVPYFNMVESITDYHHLPGNTLATFDSSSAANPLIEAEQVTAVYLSPQDPDYFRAGSQPVAVYRYHLGFFLPEQNSKIGDRPGQKKIFPNPLPKSKSAANLVKVE
- a CDS encoding ArnT family glycosyltransferase; this encodes MKIHKWAIAILLWGFVFRTTCAIYLNTGFDEAYYYLYTQNLDWSYFDHPPLVAFTTGLGVWLTGEVTPFTIRIGGVVLYTGTLIFSYLASRKLFGDPVATLTLVILTTIPIFQIAFGILTLPDNALMFFWSICLWLCATEFFPSGESYDPIYDTRPYRPTYKLAFVGLLVGLSFLGKYHGALLGCGLVLFCLISNRHRCALFSMWTLAAVVLFLIAISPVLYWNSEHEWASFRFQSGRAVPSIGYNLERLLVTILVGIGYLFPTFGFPIWWTSFRTFWEWLPFNKSQTTSNYAHTKKIEPQAIILDQLAHDLVDQKRLLILCVSMPIFFGFTFMGGFIQILPSWHMPGFFGATLLLGERAALVQVKHPKFIRNWLWGSGMVILPLLLISLLHIHWGIAQKGGNVAIAGGFWEAKDDPSTQMIDIEQLRQAFVDSPDLKAELEKADFVFSNNFFVAGQVGMAIKPLGKEVTCFDEDLRGFAYWSKGTDFVGKTSLYVTSEHFMEDERFPQPLDKYKGYFQSLQKIADIAIKRGGQTVQIFPVYRASPMLKPYPRPYGRL